A genomic segment from Leptolyngbya boryana PCC 6306 encodes:
- a CDS encoding phosphate/phosphite/phosphonate ABC transporter substrate-binding protein, translating to MSFHAISYLAPNWLEFYQAVTLYLGRVLGCQADLMVGECDPLKDSRLYEDAIDLAFICGLPFVRYGRIRPRQFSAIAAPVMQAERYQNTPIYFSDIIVHAESSFQTFSDLANSTVCYNDPGSNSGYYLLRDRLLQEQRPQFFKHAIQSGSHQRSIRWVIERKADCAAIDSTVLEREFRVFPELAHHVKIIESSRACPMPPIVVATHLGDPVIEKIQSALLHPDSELSAAMTAMQIQRFAAVTTEDYAAIADLYDDVTNSCFSQL from the coding sequence TTGGTTGGAGTTTTATCAAGCTGTGACTCTTTATTTGGGGCGAGTCTTGGGCTGTCAGGCTGATTTGATGGTCGGCGAATGTGATCCGTTGAAGGATTCGCGACTTTATGAAGACGCGATCGATCTAGCTTTTATTTGTGGATTGCCGTTTGTTCGGTACGGGCGAATTCGACCTCGGCAGTTCAGCGCGATCGCGGCTCCAGTGATGCAAGCTGAGCGGTATCAAAATACGCCGATTTACTTCTCCGATATCATTGTTCATGCGGAGAGTTCGTTTCAAACGTTCTCGGATTTAGCAAATTCAACCGTTTGTTATAACGATCCTGGCTCGAATAGTGGCTACTACTTGCTTCGGGATCGCTTACTTCAGGAACAACGTCCACAATTTTTCAAACATGCGATTCAATCTGGCTCACATCAGCGATCGATTCGTTGGGTAATTGAGCGCAAAGCAGATTGTGCTGCGATTGATAGTACGGTACTGGAGCGGGAATTTCGCGTCTTTCCCGAACTGGCACATCATGTGAAAATCATCGAGTCGAGTCGGGCTTGTCCGATGCCGCCGATTGTGGTGGCAACACATTTAGGCGATCCAGTGATTGAGAAAATTCAATCAGCATTACTGCATCCAGATTCAGAATTATCAGCAGCTATGACTGCAATGCAGATTCAGCGCTTTGCGGCTGTCACTACAGAAGATTATGCAGCGATCGCTGATCTCTATGACGATGTGACGAATTCGTGCTTTAGCCAGCTTTAA